GAAGGGAGTAAATGCCATTTGTTGGGGAATCTCGTCAATTTAGGGTATTTCAATGACCTTTTGGCCTTGTACATACTCTCATTCCGAATGGAGTTATGGAGTACAATCTACAATTGATTTGAAAAATGAAATTCTCAATTAGACGCATATCTAACATCATCCAAGTCCGGATCAGAATTGTTATACTTGTACAATACCGCACATAGGAGAAAGTAAGAAAAGTTGATAGATGCTACAATTGCAAACACCCAACAAGCATTATCAACCCTACCAAGGTTTATATCATTTGGTAGCCAATTACTCGTTCGACCAACCAAATCGATAAATGTTGAGCTCATATAAAAACCAATCGCAATATGCAAAGATACCATAGCAGTTGATGTACTCCGTAATGACTTAGGGAATTCTTGATAGTACAATGCCACCTCCGGGGATAAAGAAAACCCTTCTCCGATACCTATAATGGCTAATGGAAATATGAGCCAAAAGGCCGATAATGGTGCAACGgcattttgttgggtcgtcaaGTGGTAGACTTGGATTAACTTGTGTCGTTTTCTTTCAATAAGAGCAAAACCTATGACGGCAAGAATGTTGCAAACATGACCAATTCCAATTCTCTGTAAATATGTCAAACGTCGACCAGTGAGTTTTGTGTACGTAGGCTGGATGAATTTATCCAGTGTAGAGGAAGTGATAGCCGTGAATACAAGACTAATGACTCCGAAAGTTCCTGCTGGAATTTTGAAACGAGAATCGGAACCCACTTGTCTATCCATAACTAATGCCACAAGCACCGTGAAACTAGCTATAACTCCGATTGTAGCACTAAGTAAGATGCCACTTGACCATAATGGCAATATTTTGATTAGCTTCTTTAGGTCTTCTACTTCTTCTACGGTGCATTCACTCCATGATTTCGTTTTATTTGTACCATTTACGCGGTTTTCTCCTTGTGAAATCAATGCTGCTTTGTTTAGGAACCTTCAACACATAACATCATTAACATGTGATTAACCATTCTAagtattatattaaaaaaaaattatatactaCGTACCTCTGTTTCAAAATTATCTTTAtcgttactatttgcacaaatattaagagaaATGTAACAAAGTGTGTAAACAGGTGGGGAATTAGATAAAATAAGAGAGATAGTGTAAAAAAGTTAGTGGTTATAagaaaataaatgaatagattAAGAAAAAATGAGTGAAAAGTTGTAAATGTTGTGGATTAAGAGGAGTAAGGTAATATAATTTCATGTCCAAATATAATACAAAGTACTTCtataatgaaaaatgaaaagaacGTTATGAAtagaaacggactaaaacgaaaTCATTATGAAAcggtagtaaaaaaaaaaagataattgTGAACTGAATATATACCTAAAACTTTTAGTAGGCTCTCCATAGGTGAGTTTTGAGTCCTCACTTTGATAAAGATAGCAATCTTTTCCATTTACTGGTTCGGCGATTTTCATATTTCTGAAGAAAACAACAAAAACCCTAGCAATGCTAATGAAAGGGCTTCCTTGAGGTGGGATTTTTCGATAGATTCGTGATCCAAGTACGAAGAGGACAACAACAATTACATTCACAACAAGAGCAATGGCGAATGATAGTACCCAACTCACATTAGTTTGGATATAAATAAGTAGAGTGTATCCAATGATCCAACCAGCATATAAGAAGAAAACAAACCAATTGAAGAAACTTTGTTGATGTTTAGGCTTATCAAGTTGATCTGCTCCCATGGTTGCAAGTATGTATCGCGTTCCTCCAAGTCCAAGTGATGCTAATGTAAGAGATATACATAGAAAGGAGTATTGGAATGTTGTTGGTGATACACAAGTTGAGTTAATATCACATTTAGGTGGCCTCAATGACTTGATTGTCACTATCAAGGTAAACATAACAACTCCCTGCAAATTTTATCCTTAATCGGCTTTTGTCCATTAaacatatactccctctgtattttaaaaaaagatacattttgaccggcacatagttttaggtgagtgagttgaatttattaaaataagatgaaagcggagtagtgggtgaattatttattataggtAAAAAGATATATGAGTAAGCGTGAAgaccacaagaaagagagaaatattaatagaatggaagtggggaccaaaaaatgtcaaaaaaggaaagcttatctctttttaaaatacagccgtttaagaaaagtgtatctctttttaaaatacagacAAAAGTAGAAATGTtatttgaatataataaaatatagataaagtaagataaatgtgtaaaaatgtaggtgggtgtaagaaaaaatgaaaaaagtacgagaaagtgagtggaaatttgtaaatattgcgaggtaagaagggtaaggtactaaattttcatgtccaaaaatagaataaaataaagtgtaaagaacattatgaacggactaaaacgaaaagtgtaaaaatcatttttgaaacggaggtagtattgcACAATGAAGGTAAACCATAATAATTAAGAGCTTACCAGTAATGAAACAATGGAGGAGACGAGAGTAATGGAGAAGGATCCGAAAGCAGAATCAGCAAAGATGGCGGCGATGAATGGAGAGAAACTGATTAATCCACTAAAGATATTATTAATCTGGGCAGCATGGATGTTCTTGACGTTAAAAACACTGATAAAGAACACTATTAAGTTGGAATACCATGCTCCTGATACTATACTCATTCCAAAACTTGTTCCTACAAAACCATATAAAATGATTAATCAAACATTATAAACGACAAGTTAAATGAATAACAATGATATATCAGTGGTTATAACTGAGGGTCTATATGATCGATAGATAAATGAGAAgttaaatacggagtacaaagCTACGGGAGTATTATGTGAATTGAGCCAAAATTGTGAGTGACAATTAAATTGGTGTAAGCTAAGCAAAGTAGGCATAATTATATTCTTGAAATTTCTTACATGCACTTGAAAACAAGGTATAATCATTCACATATAAGAGCTCATATGTTGTGGATGTCAACTAGCTTAGTTGGTAAAGTTTTGAAATGATGGTACTCAAGACCTGAGATGAGATCTTGTTTACATCATTTGTCGTCTTGCCCTTTATGACTCTCTCTACACcccaaaaaagaaaatagaGCTCATATACTAATGtacaaagtactccgtatatgagTAGAAATATACAAAGGGGTGCATATATCcatgttcttttcacgtaatcatatgttcttttaattatatactagtgtttttaaggtgcaccatgctcactGTACACCATGGTTCACTTTCTAAATTGCGTGATTTTATCCACTTGCGGTGTGGGTAAGATAGGATGATCGGATCATCATCCATTAAATATTGGTCATAACtgattaatacggagtaattaggATGCCGAAAAACGAAAACTAGTTAGAGAAGCAGAAGAGAAAAACAAACCGAGGATAAGCATGGAACTGAGCCACCCTCCTTTGCCAGTGTTGATGTCTGCGTTTGCCtccatatttttatttttcaatacaAGTGTGATCGAATAATTAATATTAGATCATGAGTATTAAAAGTACTGGGTAATAGAAAATGTTGGCTACATATATAATTAGATCATGTTTGCTTACCTAATGATTTGCATGTATTATTTGTTCAGAAATAATATCATGCTTACCTACTGTTTACTGTTCACGACTGATTACCTAGTCTAAATCATGACTACTTACCTAATGATCATGAGTATTCACAGTATTGTTAGTAGAGAATGTTGGCGAATTGAGAGACTTATGGGTTACCTGGCTTTGTGTCCGAGCATAATGAAATCGATGAGGAATTTGAAAATGGTATGAATTATGAAGATGATGATATGTAGTTGATTTATGATTATCTGAAAATGGTATGAATTATGAAGATGATGATATGTAGTTGATTTATGATTATCATTTTGGGAAAGTAATTAATAAGAaggaaattaaataaatgagtAATGATACATGCAGCCCTTAAAACTATGAATAAGCCATTAAATTACGGAAGAGATACTCGCAtattagagcaactccaatggtgatCTACACGTTGGTGTGGCTAAGTTTGCCACATCAAATTTCTAGCTACAATTATTTAAGCTACAAATTTTCACATTGGTGGGCTACAATACTTTATACCtccctataatatttaatttaaacaattaatttatttgagctacctttttttatataatttaaacaataaataatttgtttgattatagGGAGCTAAGGGGTAGTTTGGTTGACCAAGGAAAGTAAAATTTCCTAGGAAGAAGTTTTTCGGAAGCTGATACATATACCCCCTGGGTATGGAATAGTGTCATACCCTGAGCTCTCATTGGTTGTTTTCACATAAGCAATCACACGTGagatttaaatttaaatctaaaataacaaCCCCACATGGAATTTATAAATCTAAACCAATCATAGCACATGGTATGACACTGTTCCATACCCAAGGGGTATATGTAGCCTTTTGAAAGTTTTTCCCATGTATTAGCATTTCCTAGGAAGTAGATAATATTGTTTGGTTAAACATGAGAAATAAATTCTCATGGGAAGTTTCACTTACCTAGGGGAACCTAAGGTGATGTTTGGTTGCAAGTAAATAGAGGGGGAAGTGTGAGTTCCCAGTAATTGCATATATATCAAGTTGTTTGGTTGGCATAAAATGAGTATCATGGAGGAATTGGAACTTCCTTGGGAAGTTGTAAAACTTCCCATGGAACATGGGAAGTGACTTACTTGGTAAGTCACATTTCCTATGCCATTTCCCATAAATTACAAATGTCCAAGTTCAACCAAACATCATCAAGCTACTTCCTAGGAAGTTAACTAAGGAATTAACTTCCCATAAAATTAAACTTCCCATGAAAAGTTACTACCCAAGTCAACCAAACATTACAGTAAGTAAGCAACTTACTCCATTTTGTAGGAAGTGGAACTACCTAGGAAGTGTGATTTCTCATGTTTTTGTCAAACAAACAACTCTATAATCTTTCACTTCCTAGAAAGTCATAATTCTCATTGTTtttcatgtcaaccaaacatcacCTAAAATGTATTGTAGTGCGCCAACCTATGTGAAACTTTGTTTCTTAAAACAATTATACCTAGAAATTTGATGTGTAGCTATCTACACCACCTTGTAGCTCATCGTTGAAATTGCTCTTATACACTTCTTCATTCTGGATACGTCTAGTTTGCGTGTTAACGTATGGTTTTGTTGAAATGGATATTTCAATCAATAATTCAGTATGATGCTTGAATTCATCCTGATTTTTTTGGATGATAGCTAGAAATGGTAAATACCGAAGTTTGAAACTCTCTTTATGAGTtgtgattttgaaaaaaatagtttgcttaattaataaaattttggaaataatagATCTCTTATTTATCAATTAACCTCGAGAAAATGAAGTAGTACTTGTTTGTCCAAACACGTAAATGAATCGAAGTAATGAGCAAGAACCTGTTTCATTCACCTTGTTTTCGTGTACTTTTATACCACACAATAAGgtgaaaattatttttgtccttattttccctccaaaagaaacttgtatattttttattcttttttttgtgaaaaaaacATGAGCAAAAGAAGTTTATGTTTCGGCGTTATGCCTATTACAATTCGAAAGGACTAAATTTAAACAATAACTAGGAGGAATAGCCAAATATCTAGCTATATTCGCATCAAAAGAAGCATTTCTTCCCTTCCTTGCAAGAGCATCTGCCAACTTGTTCCTGTTCAATGTGGAGCAACCTAACTTCGTGGAAAGATTGGTACAACTCCCTACATTCATTTAaaagaaacttgtatataaCGGGTCTATCTTGAATTATTTTATCCTTATTTtcccaacaaaaaaaacttgTATGCATCGGGTCTATCGTGATCCACATTTATAACGATACATCAACTATCATTTTTTCCTATATATACTAAGTTAATTTGAGACCTAAACTTAATTTGTTATTAAAATACAAGTAAAATATACCAACAAACTCTCTCAATAACCAATCATGGCTACCATTCAAAACAATGCATCAGTAGCACTAATAATAGGAGTCACTGGCATGGCGGGCCTCAGCATAGCCCAAGCTCTTAAAAGTCCAACAGCACAAGGTGGCCCATGGTTAGTCTATGGTGCAGCTCGACGGCCCAAGCCCACTTGGTTTCCATCCTCAACCGTTGACCACTTTATAACCTTTGATGCCGTCAACTTTGAGGACACAAATGCCACTCTCTCTCCGCTCTCCTCCGAGATCACCCATGTTTTTTGGGCCGCCATCAAAGTGGGCCGTGACGAGGAAGAAACTATCAGCACTAACTCTACAATGTTATCCAATGTGCTTAACGTTCTCACGGCCAATACTCGGCCCATTAAGCTCCGTCACATCACCCTCCAAACAGGCACTTCACATTATTTGGGCTATCCGGGTATGGCCCAACATGAACCTCCATTTCACGAGGAAATGGGCCGGTTACCTTACCCGAAATTTTACTACACGCTTGAGGACGTGGTGAAATCATACGAATCAGAATTGACGTACACAATTCATCGTCCCTCGATCATCATAGGAGCATCATGTAGGAGTGTGTACAACTTCCTGCTCACGTTAGCAGTTTACGCTGAAATTTGCAAACACGAAAATATGCCGTTTCGGTATCCAGGGACCAAGTACACGTGGGATCATTTCTGTGAAATGAGTGATGCACGTGTGCTAGCAGAGCAACACGTGTGGGGAGCTGTTAATGAGAAGGCGACAAACGAGGCGTTTAATTGTACAAACGGCGACGTATTTACTTGGAAGAAAATGTGGGGGGTTTTATGTGAGGAGTTTGGGGTTGAATTTGAGCCGTTGGATGAAGATGATGAGTTGTTTGATCTTGTGGAGGAGATGAAAGATAAAGGAAAAGTGTGGGACCAGATTGTGGAAGAGAAGGGTTTGGTTGAGACAAAGTTGGAGGAGATTACTTGCTTTCTTCCACTTCAATATATGTCGAGGCTCAATTTTCAGTTTGTGAGTAGCATGAATAAGAGTAAGGAGTTTGGGTTTTATGGGCACGTTGATAGTTTTAAAAGCCTTAGGTTTTGGATTGGAAAACTCAGGGAGATGAATATAATACCGTGATTAACTCTATTGTGTATGCGTGCGAATTTTGGGCCATTTTAAACAATAGACAAGAATATAACATAATAACTTTGGACCGTTTGTAATATCAACATACACTTGTCTCTTGTATTATCGTAACCGAGTCGTTGGCTATTTTTAAGTTTGTGTTTGGAATCCATTTATGTACTTTATATGCTTTTTAGAATATGTATATTTAGCCCCACCCTAGTATATAAATATCGGCTTGTTTTCCAAATTTATTGAACCTCACTCTAGTTGTATATATAAAATAGTGAACCATATACAATTTTTTTACGTTCTTTTTATTTGACAACCACATGCAATATTAGAAACTCTAACAATATCAAATGAggattgtaaaataaaattgtgTAAAATTATGCATGAGAGCTTTAATTTTTCGAGTATTTTGTCTTCCGatccttttcaatttcaatttaacAATAGAAGGACAACAACTCCAAAACATTTATGTATATTGTTTTTCTCCAAGTAAGTATCGTGCATTAGCATACAATTTGAAAGTTCTTTTATCCCGTGACTTGTTTGCACATCTTGTTCTCTTGGAAATTTATTATTAGGGATCTTTAATAAAAGTTGATAAAACAATTTTTCATACCCCTTGAACGTACTCAAGGAGAGAGATATATGTGGATCATTCAACTATTTTATGGTGTTACATCAacccgcaatttagaaggtggaccatggtgcacagagAGCATgatgcaccttaagaacactagtatataattaaaagaacatctggttacgtgaaaagaacatggatatatattttttataatgttaataaatagtgaaataatatgttattttttatacaaaaaagtgaaacattatatcgcatgttcttttgtagtagtgtcatgttaatttgtttatgcacatgtgttcttttggtccacatggtgcaccatgctcactgtgcaccatgGTCTATAGTCCACGGATTGCACATGTTAGCCATTTGTCAACATTGTGATATTGCTCTAGAAAGGCTTTTGAACCAGATTCTCAAATTAAGGGCTCATTTCTCTGATAtccttattaaaaaaattaccaaaTCATTTACACCAAATCATGCGTAGCGGATCCAAACGTGATGTTTCGTTATCTTCatcttattcttattatttattagattagatcatatcagatcaaaccgaaaaatgaaaaataacaaacacttggaAAACATTCATACCAAAAATTAGCAAATTAGACCAAATCAGGTAAAGAGAACAAGATTTTTGGTCGGTTATACTTTTCCATCGATATTATTCCCCCTAATGAAAGACTATTATATATCCTTATTTTCCCTTCTAAAGAAAATTCTATGCAATGTGAGTCTATCTTTGTCGAAATTTCTAAATTTGATCAGCATCTTAAGATGACAAATCAATgcactatttttttttctatttaaacCAAAGTT
This genomic stretch from Spinacia oleracea cultivar Varoflay chromosome 3, BTI_SOV_V1, whole genome shotgun sequence harbors:
- the LOC110776969 gene encoding protein NRT1/ PTR FAMILY 2.7-like; the protein is MFTLIVTIKSLRPPKCDINSTCVSPTTFQYSFLCISLTLASLGLGGTRYILATMGADQLDKPKHQQSFFNWFVFFLYAGWIIGYTLLIYIQTNVSWVLSFAIALVVNVIVVVLFVLGSRIYRKIPPQGSPFISIARVFVVFFRNMKIAEPVNGKDCYLYQSEDSKLTYGEPTKSFRFLNKAALISQGENRVNGTNKTKSWSECTVEEVEDLKKLIKILPLWSSGILLSATIGVIASFTVLVALVMDRQVGSDSRFKIPAGTFGVISLVFTAITSSTLDKFIQPTYTKLTGRRLTYLQRIGIGHVCNILAVIGFALIERKRHKLIQVYHLTTQQNAVAPLSAFWLIFPLAIIGIGEGFSLSPEVALYYQEFPKSLRSTSTAMVSLHIAIGFYMSSTFIDLVGRTSNWLPNDINLGRVDNACWVFAIVASINFSYFLLCAVLYKYNNSDPDLDDVRYASN
- the LOC110776964 gene encoding (S)-8-oxocitronellyl enol synthase CYC2-like; its protein translation is MATIQNNASVALIIGVTGMAGLSIAQALKSPTAQGGPWLVYGAARRPKPTWFPSSTVDHFITFDAVNFEDTNATLSPLSSEITHVFWAAIKVGRDEEETISTNSTMLSNVLNVLTANTRPIKLRHITLQTGTSHYLGYPGMAQHEPPFHEEMGRLPYPKFYYTLEDVVKSYESELTYTIHRPSIIIGASCRSVYNFLLTLAVYAEICKHENMPFRYPGTKYTWDHFCEMSDARVLAEQHVWGAVNEKATNEAFNCTNGDVFTWKKMWGVLCEEFGVEFEPLDEDDELFDLVEEMKDKGKVWDQIVEEKGLVETKLEEITCFLPLQYMSRLNFQFVSSMNKSKEFGFYGHVDSFKSLRFWIGKLREMNIIP